A region from the Aegilops tauschii subsp. strangulata cultivar AL8/78 chromosome 5, Aet v6.0, whole genome shotgun sequence genome encodes:
- the LOC109775094 gene encoding protein FAR1-RELATED SEQUENCE 5-like: MYLSHDDAWWTIDRFEDGHNHPLIKKPSLKKFLSSHRYIPREEQDFLRVLHGCNVETARQMQLMSWFYGSAKDVPYTTQDIANQRAKFRLEHRHADVGSTISYFQDMRAKDSYFYWRIKLDDEDRVENLFWIDGASRRAYAKYNDCLSFDTTYMTNMYKMPCAPFIGINNHGQSIQFGCGFVRNELKENFVWLFNTFLHAMGGVAPKNIITDQDFAMRSAIDEVFLNIIHRNCRWHIMKKAQEKLGKLMADDKPLNKAFKDCVDNSLTEEEFENKWWAMMDKYGQIDNEHFHWLWENRKCWAPMYYMKHFFPFLQTTARSEGFNDVLKKYVNPNNSLIEFATQYTAIQEKVMVAVAKEQVDTIYKEADMYSLNPIELQMRGIYTQNLFSKFQVEMKLKTAYGCDTLQDGTFRMWSLRGILPKYGDRDYHVQANKDEGVYSCTCCKFDRDGLLCAHILRVMEQIGVYEIPRRYILDRWTWDPEEDLVEPDYQQPTVKKGMTEEGKNIMR; this comes from the exons ATGTACCTATCCCACGACGATGCATGGTGGACTATTGACCGTTTCGAGGACGGCCACAATCACCCCCTAATCAAAAAGCCGTCCCTAAAAAAATTCTTATCATCACATCGGTACATTCCTAGGGAGGAGCAGGACTTCTTGAGGGTTCTGCACGGATGCAACGTTGAGACTGCGAGGCAGATGCAGCTGATGTCATGGTTCTACGGGAGCGCTAAAGACGTACCCTACACGACACAAGACATTGCTAATCAACGAGCTAAGTTCCGCTTAGAGCACCGCCACGCGGACGTTGGGAGCACAATTTCATACTTCCAAGATATGAGGGCCAAAGATTCATATTTCTACTGGAGAATCAAACTTGATGATGAGGACAGGGTTGAGAACTTGTTTTGGATAGATGGTGCATCACGCAGGGCATATGCAAAATACAATGATTGTTTGTCGTTCGACACGACATACATGACAAACATGTACAAGATGCCGTGTGCACCATTCATTGGAATTAACAACCATGGTCAATCCATCCAGTTTGGGTGTGGCTTCGTTCGAAATGAACTAAAGGAGAACTTTGTGTGGCTGTTTAACACATTCCTCCATGCAATGGGTGGTGTTGCCCCGAAAAACATCATTACAGACCAGGACTTTGCAATGAGGAGTGCGATCGACGAGGTCTTCTTGAACATAATACACAGAAATTGCCGCTGGCATATAATGAAGAAGGCACAGGAGAAACTTGGTAAGCTTATGGCTGATGATAAACCACTAAACAAAGCGTTCAAAGACTGTGTCGACAACAGCTTGACTG AGGAAGAGTTTGAAAACAAATGGTGGGCAATGATGGATAAATATGGACAGATCGACAACGAACATTTTCACTGGTTGTGGGAAAATAGGAAATGTTGGGCCCCGATGTACTACATGAAGCATTTCTTTCCATTCTTGCAGACAACTGCAAGGAGCGAGGGATTCAATGATGTGCTCAAGAAGTACGTGAACCCCAACAACTCATTGATCGAATTCGCAACTCAATACACTGCAATCCAGGAGAAAGTAATGGTGGCTGTGGCAAAAGAGCAAGTGGACACAATTTACAAAGAGGCAGACATGTATTCATTGAACCCAATCGAGTTGCAGATGCGAGGGATATACACACAAAATCTGTTCTCCAAGTTCCAGGTAGAGATGAAGCTAAAGACTGCTTACGGATGCGACACTTTGCAAGATGGAACCTTCAGGATGTGGTCGCTCCGAGGCATACTACCAAAGTATGGGGATAGGGACTACCATGTGCAGGCGAACAAGGATGAAGGGGTATACTCAtgcacttgctgcaagtttgatCGTGATGGGCTATTGTGCGCACACATACTGCGTGTAATGGAACAGATTGGAGTCTACGAGATACCGAGGAGGTATATCCTAGATAGGTGGACATGGGATCCAGAGGAGGATCTTGTTGAGCCTGATTACCAACAGCCAACAGTTAAGAAGGGTATGACAGAGGAAGGAAAAAATATCATGAGATAA
- the LOC141022557 gene encoding uncharacterized protein: protein MEKVNFLQEIADIRDLHAGPWMIVGDFNLIVCAEDKNNANLNRRMMARFRSLLNRLELKEIYLHGRRYTWTNERQNPTMEKIDHIFVTNSWEDIYRTHLLKALGTAISDHCPLLVDMDVEFTYGRMFRFESFWAKVEGYLDTVQQAWQSVFLDGTPTRCWRISSKR from the coding sequence ATGGAAAAAGTCAACTTCCTACAAGAAATTGCGGACATCAGAGACCTGCACGCTGGACCTTGGATGATCGTGGGAGACTTTAATCTCATCGTATGCGCGGAGGACAAGAATAATGCGAATTTAAATCGACGGATGATGGCACGATTCCGATCTCTTCTAAACAGGCTTGAACTGAAAGAGATTTACCTTCATGGGAGGAGGTATACGTGGACAAATGAAAGACAAAACCCCACAATGGAGAAGATCGATCACATCTTTGTGACAAATTCCTGGGAAGATATATATCGGACACACCTCCTTAAAGCTCTTGGGACGGCGATCTCAGACCATTGCCCGCTGTTGGTAGACATGGACGTGGAGTTCACATACGGGCGCATGTTCCGGTTTGAGAGTTTCTGGGCCAAAGTGGAAGGGTATCTTGATACGGTCCAGCAGGCGTGGCAATCTGTCTTCCTGGATGGAACCCCTACACGGTGCTGGAGGATAAGCTCAAAGCGATAG